A region of the Arsenicicoccus dermatophilus genome:
GAGGCAAGATGGTCCCGGCGCGCCGACGTGGGCGTGGCCGGGAGGAGGCAGCCATGGGTGAGGCCACAGGCCGACCCCGGTCCCTCTCGCAGGCCCAGGCCCGCCTCGACCCGCGCCTGGAGACCGTCCAGACCGAGATCCTCGGCGGGCCCCTGGACCGCGACCGCCGTGAGGTCTCCCGCACCGTCGGCGTCTCGGTGCGCACCGCCGAGAAGTTCTGGAAGGCCCTGGGCTTCCCCGTCAGCCCGCAGGACGACACCGTGTTCTCGCGCTACGACCTCGACGCCATCGGCCAGATGGCCGCGCTGGTGCGCAGCGGGCAGATCGACGAGGACACCGCGCTGGGACTGACCCGAGCCTTCGCCCGGACCGCGGACCGGCTCTCGGTCTGGCAGTGCTCGGTCCTCGCCGAGTTCCTCTCCCCCTGGGCCCAGGGGGACGTCGAGCTGCGCCGCGCGGCCGTGGCCGACGAGGGCCACGACTCCACCCGAGCCGAGCCCGACGAGGCCACCGCCATCGCCGCGGCGGAGAAGGTCGCCGAGCTCGCCGACGCCCTCGAGCCGCTCCTCGTCTACGCCTGGCGGCGACACCTGGCCGCCGCCACGGCCCGGATGGTCGCCGACGCCGACCCCACCGTCAGCACCCAGGGACTGCGCCGTTGCGTGGGATTCGCCGACCTGGTGTCGTTCA
Encoded here:
- a CDS encoding adenylate/guanylate cyclase domain-containing protein; its protein translation is MGEATGRPRSLSQAQARLDPRLETVQTEILGGPLDRDRREVSRTVGVSVRTAEKFWKALGFPVSPQDDTVFSRYDLDAIGQMAALVRSGQIDEDTALGLTRAFARTADRLSVWQCSVLAEFLSPWAQGDVELRRAAVADEGHDSTRAEPDEATAIAAAEKVAELADALEPLLVYAWRRHLAAATARMVADADPTVSTQGLRRCVGFADLVSFTSLVRRLSERELAQVVQRFEALCSDVITTHRGRVIKTVGDEVLFVTKDPVDGARLALDLVDEIRHDELLPPVRVGLAHGKLVSRLGDVFGDTVNRAARLTAVAPSGKVLVDDHLASLLTGVPELRTARQRTRTLRGVGVVTPSLLQRAVPASTLDALRPAIPHPLPRHP